The nucleotide sequence ATAGGACAGTATAGCGTAGCATAGTATAGTACAGTATAATATAGTAGAAAGACGCAGCAGTAAAGCCCGAAAGCCTTCTGATTTGTAAGCGGAAAAAACACTATGGAAACTACCTACCTACCTACCTGCATACAATTTTTGCTCTTTGAGAACATAGTGGAAGAATTCACATTCGCGCTAACTATTGTGCTTTGATCTCTGCTTTCCTTGTTCATTGCATCtactttgttttatttGGAGTATAGTAAATAGTAGAGTAGTACTAGTTATTAtgtattattcttttcagttttttttgtcattaGTTAATTGCTTGTGCGTACGCATTTTGTCAGCCAGTTATAAAAGGTGCACAGAACGAGCTCATCGATGTCTTCGAAGGTtgacaagaaagaaggacaGGGTGGATGCTGTGATGGGATAGAGCGAGCAATGCGGCCGAACAATACGCCAGATGGAGCTAAAGATATGGAGAATCCTGGGGACGATGGATATAGCGGAGCGGAGTCTGGCAATGGTAATGAGAAAGGTCAAGACGAAGCGCATGGCCATGGTAATGGTAATGGCAATGGTAATAAGAGTCATAGCAATGAAGCTCGAGTGAAAAAATCTAACCccaagagaagaaggaaactGATACGATCGTGTACGTTTTGTCGGAAACGTAAGTTGAAGTGTGATAGGGCACGTCCTATGTGCACTGGCTGCAGGATGAGAGGGTTATCTGAATGTGTATATACGGATGGGTTGAATCAGCAGACTTCTCCGGATGGGAGGTTTAGCGGAGCGCCAAATGAGGAACTTCTGCAAGAAATTGCTAGGTTGAAGTCTATCATGCACGAGAATGAGGAGTATTCGCTACAGAGGACGTCAGCACCTGCCAGAGCGATTTCGTATGGGGTGCAgtcaaaagagaagaacCCATTGTCTGAATACACTTACGTGATGATCAAGCGGGAACGGACGGTACGGTATGGATGTACGTCGTTCAGGACAATAGCGAAACTCTCTGGTGGGAGTGTGGCCAAGTACTTGCGGGAAGTAGCTGGTATACATAAGAACGAGAGAGGTCGGATCAAGGCTAGGACGGGTAACTCGATGTTGTACGAACTACAGCGCATTGAGCGTCCCTGGTCGCTAGGCATGCTCATCTCAGAGTTGCCCAAGTACTCTGAGTTGTGTGCGACGGTCGAACATGCATTCAATTACAAAGGTTTTAGGCTCCACAAGATATTCTCGAAGGACAGGGTCAGACGTTATCTTAACGAGTGTTTCAAGGTCAGAGATGACCGGATTATAGAGCTTATACCGCATGCTAAGTTGAACTACTATCCTATAGGTATCGTGTTGCATCTATACATCACTTTAATGGAAGACGCGCCGGCCAGCtttatctcttttttcctAATGTTGCTCGGGCAAACTACCGCCAAAATATACTACGTGGAAAGAGTCCAGTTCATACTTTTGCACTACATTTGGAAAGCGGGAAGATTCCAAAACGGTGGAGATAATTCGCACTTGGCACCCCTCGTCGAACTAATGGTTTCGTCAGCGTTGGATATTGGGCTACACGATTGTGCGGGAGAACTCTTGCAAGACCGCAAATTGCTGAATTCCATGTGGCTATGGATTTTATTCTACGACATCGTAGTCTCGTTCGATATGGGTAGGTCAGTTTTAGTCTCTGGTGAACTTTTCGACTCCGAAAAGTTGCTAAATGATCAAGAATTTCAAGTGCCTGTAGACGGTGTGAACGATGAATTTGGACCCGCTTTCATGTTGAGTTTACGGAAGTTCGTCTACTATGGACGTATCACGATCATTGGGTTATACTCCAGGAACAAAATCCCGGACTTGGATCTCTACATAAAccattttgaaaagttaattgatgaaatatgGCCATCAAAAAGAGACTTCTTCGAAGACACTAACACGATGTTGAATCATTTATCATTTGCGGGTTCAGTGATATGCTTGCCAGCAACCAACATAGTGAGTACACTCAGAGCGCTAAAACGTCTTGTATTTAAGGATTACTCTACTGAAAACTATATGATGAACGCAAAAATGCTTTTGATGTCCGTAGATTTGATTTACGGTTCCATCATCGAATGTTATCATTCGGACTTGCAAGAGGCACCTGAAGAGCTCGCATCCCCATTAACAACGCCTTCTAACATTCGGTGCGTAATTGAAGTGATATCATCTCATTGGGTGAGatctatttttctttgttatcAATTCCTGTTCACTTTGGCGATGAATCTGAACAACTCTTCAGATATTGAAGGAgctagtagtagtattcAGGATACTACAGTACTTGAGAATTTGCTTAATAAGTTCAATAAAGCACATCAGATTTGCTTTGATCAATTGAGATCATCACCGGCACTGCTACCCCTACACCAATATCTTTCCAGTCGTCATCCTTTCATTCATATGTTGTTTTACGAAAGAACTGCCAGGATGATGTTGGGGAAACTTACAAATTCTAAAGTGACAGAAGACCTTCAGACCGACAATGAGGCCTCTAATTCTAAAAATGACTTCCAGGAAAACCCTGGTACGTTCGCACTTACGGATGCATACTTCCCACCCCTTGATCAAACGGACAttgaaaacatttttaATGAGATGTTCCGAGATTCAGGGATTAGTGAGCAGGATATGGTAGAAATATCATCTGCTAATACCACTAACGCTAGTTGTAgtactaataataattctagtagtaatactaataatGCGGATTAGCCCCTCCTCCccccttcttttctccttGGTAGTGCTCTTTAAAGTCATTTATTTATATCAGAGTTTCGACAAGTTCTCGAAAAGCTCTTGATATAGTATAGTGTTATTTACTCGGATATGAGTGCTACTATTGTCctaaacttttttttataatagTCTTTCGTATGTAGTTTATACTAATTGATAAACTATAATACAAACGACGTACGCTGCTAAAAATCCTGAAAGTTGCTCTGGAAGTGTATGGAAAAGCATCACAGTTACCACAAATGAGTATGACCACATTAGTGTTAAAGTTAGAAGCAACAAAATGGGGTTTTCCCATATAACAAATTTCACAACCAGGTATGCCAACGAAGCTAACGTTTTATAGCACGCTAGCGGAGGTTTTACAAAAAGTTTGTACCACCATTGAGAGCCCCCATCCTGCATTAAGACATTTACAAGGCCGCCGTTATCGAAAAGTTGTATGCAAAATTGTCCAACACGTTTGAAAAACCTTTTGTAAGTCCTTGAAAGATGTCTAAAAGCCCGCTCCTGATAGCGGGACAATTCTCCGAACATTAACATCAGCATCAAAGTAATTAAGAAAATATGTCCACTGGGATCATGGCCACCGACCCAATGGCCACCAGCACGCGAACACCCAGAGCTTGATCTCACTAATCTAGACAACCCAGAGAGTTCTCCGATCAATCCTGGGTTGTAATCAAGCTTGTCATCCTTTATAATTGAACGGAGGGCATTCTTTAAAGAATCGCTGCCATCAACACTGTCCAACCATTTAATCATACGTCGCAGCCCTCTTAACCTCCTATACTCATTATCATGGAATTTCAAGTTTAAATGGTGCACGTTGTCACTCTGATCTAGGACATCAAAGGAACAGTATCCGCCACTCTTCAAGAAGACAAGGTCCATTAACGGTGTTAATCCGAACACTTCTTGAGTGAAAACAAGCCACCATAGCGAAAGTAAAATATATCGCTTCCAATGATTGGCAAGTCTCGAATAACGTACTATACACAAACCTGATACCACAGATGTCCAAAACCAACCAAATTTAACGAAGTATACATTCAATAGTCCGTCTTTATCAACGGTCGTTGGTATAATCGGAAATACATATCCAATAACAAACAATACCGGACATAGTAAGAAGAATGTATAATTCATCTTTACTATGTTTATGTTGACTAGTCACCTGAGCGCCTTAACAAGCTATTTGTGGAACCATATATCCAAATTTTTATGCTCATCTTGTCTGTCCAAACTAATTTATGGATGAGTACAGATCATAAAACCTTAATTTTCTGAATTTTACTGATTATGTTGGGAAAAGAGGAAATGGTTGACTAAAAACTGTAAAAAAGCATGTAATAAGAGTGATAGATAGATATAATGGAGTTGAAGTAACCCGACAAGTGTTGGTGTGATCTCATTGTAATGAAGGATTCTAAATAGTATAACAATAAACCGATAAAATTTGAGGTGTATGAGTAGATATTTATGCGTTGGTATTGGCTTAGAATATGTTTTTCCAGTTAGGGGAGACATGTATATCTATATGCGTGACATTAGGGTCGCAGTGTGTACAAACCTCAGTGCTTGGAATTTCAAGGATTAGGGCGTGTGGTCTAGTGGTATGATTCTCGCTTTGGGTTAATAGCCTGGCGAAGCTTCGATAAACGGAGTTCTCACTACTGCAAAGCATGCGAGAGGCCCTGGGTTCAATTCCCAGCTCGCCCcaattattttttttttgcaaatATTGTCACCATCAATAGAAAAACAGTAGTGGAAGGAAGGAAATATAATTTACTACTTTCAATCATACCAAtaaatcaaagaaacaaaacaaaacaaaatctaAGAAAGTAAGTAACTGCCTTGTTTATTCAGCTAATTTGTAAAAGGCATCTCTATTTACACGGGGATCGTCATTATATGTACGTTATATTCATTTAAATAAACAAGTGATGGAACGATgtgaaaagagagaatgTTAATTAAGCTAATCAATCATCTGTCCTGGCActagtaataatataatttaGTATGAGTTTCTGGTTTCTAGTTCGGTTCATGCAGTAAGCAAGAAAAAGGCGAACTTCAACtcagaaaagagaaaagggGAGGGAATATTCGTTTCTCACCTCGTCGTTTACATCATACCTGGCATACCACCTGGCATACCACCTGGCATTGATGGAGCAGCGGCTGGCTTTGGTGCATCAACGATGGCAACTTCGGTAGTGGCCAATAGGGAAGCAACACCGGAAGCATCCACTAAACCACTTCTGACAACCTTGAAAGGATCAATGATACCAGCAGATAGCATGTCAGTGTATTCGCCCTTGGCAGCGTTGTAACCCTTGGTGAATTCGCTTCCGTATTCGTCGATGATCTTACCAACGATGACAGAGCCTTCTTCACCAGCGTTTTCGATGATCTTTCTGGCTGGTCTGGTGATAGCCTTTCTGATAATGTCAACACCCAACTTTTGGTCAAAGTTGTCGGTCTTAACTTCGTCCAAGACTCTGGAAGCCTTCAACAAAGCGGTACCACCACCTGGCAAGATACCTTCTTCGACAGCGGCTCTGGTGGCGTTCAAAGCATCGTCGTAACggtccttcttttcaccgACTTCGACTTCTGAAGAGCCACCGACTCTGATGACGGCAACACCACCGGACAACTTAGCCAAACGTTCTTGCaacttttccttttcgtAAGAGTTGGTAGTGGTCATGTCGATAGAGTTCTTGATTTGTTCGATTCTGGCCTCGATGTTTTCCTTTGGACCGTTACCGTTCAAGATAACGGTATCTTCCTTGGTGATGGTGACGGAGTCACAAGAACCCAAGTGTTGGATGGTAGCGTTTTCAGGCTTCAAGTCCAACTCTTCGGTGAAGACGGTACCACCGGACAAGATAGCGATATCACCCAAGGTGTTCTTTCTGTTGTCACCGAAACCTGGAGCCTTCACAGCACAGACTTGGACTTGACCTCTcaacttgttcaaaatACAAGCAGCCAAGGCTTCACCGTCAACATCTTCAGCGATGATCAACAATGGTCTTCTGGTTTGGTTGGACAATTCCAAAGAAGGCAAAATGTCTTGGATGGAAgagatcttcttttcactcAACAAGATCAATGGCTTTTCGAATTCGACCTTACCAGACTTGGCGTTAGTGATGAAGTATGGGGAGATGAAACCACGGTCGAATCTCATACCTTCGGTGACTTCCAATTCGTCTTCCAAGGTTCTACCCTCTCTGATGGTGATGACACCTTCCTTACCAACCTTTTCCATGGCAGAGGCCAACAACTTACCAACGTGGGCATCACCATTGGCAGAAATGGTGGCGACTTGAGCGATTTCAGCAGAAGTGGTGAtctccttcttgttttgaGACAAGAATTCAATAACCTTTTCCACTGCAGCTTGGGTACCTCTTCTCAAGTCCATTGGGTTACAACCAGCAGCCACGTTCTTAACAGATTCGGTAAAGATAGCTCTACCTAGAACAGTAGCAGAAGTAGTACCGTCACCAGCAGCTTCGTTGGTCTTGGCTGCAACTTCTTGCAAAAGCTTGGCACCCATGTTTTCAAACTTGTCTTCCAAAGTAATGGCTCTTGCAACAGTAACACCATCCTTGGTGATCTTTGGAGCACCAAATGGTTGCTCAATCAAAACGTTTCTACCCTTTGGACCCAAAGTAGCAGAAACTGCTTCAGCCAAAGTTTCAACACCCTTCAACAACGCAGCTCTACCTTCAACACCGAACTTCAATTCCTTGTGCGAGGAGTAACAACGGCTGCTCAACAATTGAGTGGTTCTCTTCAATCCCACGTTGGCTGGTCTAACTGAACTTCTCAACATTGTATTGTAAttgtattatattaatttaatttaaatCCACTTGGTTTCTGATCCTTCAAAATAAACTAACCAATCAAAATCCTGACGTGTCCCCTTTTGaaacaatatttttaaCCCGGCTCCCTAGTTTATAAGACGACAGAACGACCGATAGCTGATTGCTGACTCTGTTTATCCGAATCAAGTGGCGCTAAAGTTCCcatctcttttttccaattttccCAGATTCTTAATCCTCTTTTCTTATATACTTTAAACCCTCTGAAATTTTTCGATGAAAAGCCAAAAAAcggaaaagaaaatttcagaaaaaaaaatccgTCATgctaaaacaaaattgacagaacaagaaaaaaaaaaaaaaaagttaaacTAATAGCTGGGAAAGCTGCAAGATTGAGAAATTGAGAAACAGCAGTAATTAAGGGTCAGTTGAGTGTTCTGTGAGTTTCGAAGCGGAAGAGGGGCGGAGATGGATCTCCACGCGGTTTTTCGGTTTCGTCCatcttttcatcttttaCCGTGATTTTGCCGAACTCGCATTTCCAATAGAAACAACAGTGAGTGAGTACGTGTATGTGTATCCCTATCTATTAGCAGTATATTCATGCCCAAACTGGTGCCTCCCTTTCTAGAAAATTCTTTTCAGCGGGGAAACCTCTGTTTTAGTCAGGTCGTTTCTCTGTATCTTCTCCATGTTTGTACACTAGCTAagctttgattttttttttttttttggttcaattttttttcgcttCGGCCTCTGGATGGTGTCACATGATCAAGTCTGGGGTTGGAATGGAAAAACTCCGGAAAGCATTTTCGGGACCTGGCGCGCGTCACAGTTTCTAAATCAGACAACTGccagaaaaggaaaatatcCAGAGAGTGAAAAtaaattttaaaaaaaaaaggtgaAGACAGTTCTAAATGACACAATGACATGAGAAAAATGAGTTCATTGCATAGAGTTTCCATTCAGGATGAGTTAATTTGAGTCTTTATGGTAGGGGTGTTGTGAGTTGAATATGTCTGCGACAATGCGTATTTATGGATACAAGTTGGAACGTcagtgtgtgtgtgtttttttataaAGGCATGCGAAATTCATATTTGAGACCAAAAGTTAGGTTTGGAGtttgaatcatcatcatgtTCTTCCTTCAGGTATTAATGACAAGTGGTTCGTAGGTGATGGATGGAGATATGAGTGAAATTACACCGTTACTGGAAAGCAGCACGTCTGTAAGTAAATCGAAATCGACGGTTGATGTGTCAGTGGAGGaagtagaagaagctaCTAACGACGAGGTTTTCGATGTCAAAGAACTCTCAAAGTGGGATACACGGAAGACGTATTTTATTTGGCTCTTGGTATGTTTTTCTACAGGGCCTACGGCTGCGATGATGCGGGCGTACGTGCCTGCGATCATTCAAACGACAGCACATAGATTAGGACACCCGAAGGGCTCTAGTGGGCCATGTGCTCTGAGAGGAGACGATTGCTATGTTAGATTTGGGTTCGGTGAAGTGCAATACACTTCTTATTCGCTATATTTGAAGGCGATATATACATCGCTTGAAGGGGTCCTTGCGATTTTGTTGATGGCGTTTGCCGATTATTCGGACTATAGAAAGTGGTTGATGGTTGGCGCAACGGCTTTCTATGGGGTATTTGCGataccttttttttggttagCAGATACAGAACATTACGGCACGTTGGTTCAGCAGTCTGTGCTCTACTGTTTGATGCTTTGCTTCAGTACGGTATATCAAATCACAGAGAGCTCATACATACCTGTGTTTATGAATGCAAGGCGTGTGTCGTTGCGGACTGGCGATGATGACAACAACAAGCCGCAGCAGGGCGCTGTTATATCGCGTGGTCTTAACGTGAGTACGTGGGGGCTTGTTGTTGGGAATATAGGCGGTCTTTTAGCCTCGTTGGTTGGTGTTATAATCACACATGTGAATAACAAGCCAGATGGTAAAGACTTCTTGTTGGCAGTAACTATAGCTGGTATCGTTACGGCTGTGATATCATTTATATGCGCGGGTTTGGTGCCTAGTTTAAAGGGTAAAGAAATCGAAATCAAGGGCTTTAAGAATTTGCTGTTAGCGCCAATCGTTAGGTTCAAAAAGATTCTCAGCGATTTAATAGAATACAAAGAAGCTTTGAAATTCTGTGTTGCTTGGGTGATCTGGAACGTTGCGTACTCCAACTTTCTTGCTGTGTTTGGTTTATTATTCAGGTCTACTCTTGGTATCGGTTCTTCTGATGCTGAATTTACGGTTTGGCAATTTACCAATCTAATTATTGCGTGCGTAGGACCACTCTTTTGGACGTACGTTTACTCACGCAAATGCTATAATATGCCCAGTACGTATAGTACACTCTATATGAAAAGATCTTTGTGTGCAATGTTGACAATTGGGATGCTTGCCAACTTTTGGGGGTGCTTGGGAGCGAACTCTAATAGTAAAGTAGGATTTAAGAACCGTTGGGAATTTTGGACGTTCCAAATTTTATTTGTCGGTACCAGTACTGGAATAAGAATGATCAATCGGGTTATTTATAGCGCTGTCCTACCTCTAGGAAAGGAGAATCAATATTTTGGTTTCGAAATTATGCTTGGTTTATGCACCGGTTGGTCGGAATCGTTATTTGTTGCCCTTATTCAAGACAAAACCGGGAACTCAAGGATGCCATTCATACCCAATACCGTCTTGTACTTAGTTGCGTTGGTTATTTTAATATACGTCGACATCGAAGCTGGGATGAAAAAGGTCAAGAAGTGGTATTAAATGCACATAAATGGATATTTGTTGAATTATAATAAGgcaaataataatatacacatataaATGATATGAAAAGGTTGATGAATCTATGAAACCGACTGACTATACGAAGATTAAATTAAAATCACCTACCCTTCGACCTCTAATTTGTTAACGAAGGACAGAGAGGGAGAGAAAATGGGTAAAAGTTCAAAGATATTCATGTACTGATTCATTCGGCGAATCTAAAGTCCAAACGACGGTTGCCCTTATCCTCGGTAGTGGCAATGTactctttcctttcttcaTCAGTCATCTCACTCcatattttttctctcttggTGTTTATGCTGTGATAGAACCATTTGGTGAAAAGGTACAATGGAATAGTTCCGATTGCGAATACGAAAAGGACGGTGTTACCTCTGTGATATAGAGGTTTATCATCATTTCTGTAAATTTGTGTGCAGTAGATAGAACCAACCTGGACTGCCATGTTGTAAAGAGCTGAGGACACGGCTCTGGTTTTAATCGAATTGGAATTTCTCGAAACCCAACTGACACAAATAGCATGAATATAAGGTGCACCAAGTAACAAGGTACAGAGTGCGAATGTTGGCCAAGCGTTCACTAAAGAGCCACTCCACCATCTCAAAATACCGACGAATAAAGAGTTCCAAACAGCAGCTATGATTCCCATGTATGCTCTTTCATTAAGTCTTTCGGACAGCCAGGTGATACCAATTAATAGAATAATGTGAATAACTTGGTATGGGATCGAAAGTAACTGCACATTCAAGGTACCGAATCCAACAGATTTAAGTGTTAGAGTCAAATATGCCCCTAGGGTATTATAAGCAGCATATGCTACTAGTCCAATAGCATAAATTGGCCATAAATAATAGTCCTTAAGGGCTTCCCAGATCAATTTAAAGGACAATGGCTGTCTGTTATGCATATCACCCTTGGATGGATCGTCTCTTAGAACTCTGTTGACAActattttttcttctctttcagTAAACCAACCTTTAGGATGCATCCAATTCTTGGTTTGCACAGCACTTGGAACCATTAGGTAGAATCCTGCCAAACCAATTAAAAATGTTATGATACCTTCCAACAAGAATAACCATTGCCATCCGGTTAGGCCATGTTTCCCACGCATTCTCAAAATACCATACGCCATAAGGGCACTCACAATTTGGACAATTGACAAACTCGTCCAGAACCAGGACAATCTTAGAGAAAGTTCTTTACTGGTGAAGAAATAAGTTAACCATAAAACAAGGTCGGCAATAAATCCACCTTCTAAAAGTCCAAGTAAGCATCTGCAGATGTAGAAACCTGTTTTGTTGT is from Kluyveromyces marxianus DMKU3-1042 DNA, complete genome, chromosome 2 and encodes:
- the YRM1 gene encoding Zn(II)2Cys6 transcription factor, producing the protein MSSKVDKKEGQGGCCDGIERAMRPNNTPDGAKDMENPGDDGYSGAESGNGNEKGQDEAHGHGNGNGNGNKSHSNEARVKKSNPKRRRKLIRSCTFCRKRKLKCDRARPMCTGCRMRGLSECVYTDGLNQQTSPDGRFSGAPNEELLQEIARLKSIMHENEEYSLQRTSAPARAISYGVQSKEKNPLSEYTYVMIKRERTVRYGCTSFRTIAKLSGGSVAKYLREVAGIHKNERGRIKARTGNSMLYELQRIERPWSLGMLISELPKYSELCATVEHAFNYKGFRLHKIFSKDRVRRYLNECFKVRDDRIIELIPHAKLNYYPIGIVLHLYITLMEDAPASFISFFLMLLGQTTAKIYYVERVQFILLHYIWKAGRFQNGGDNSHLAPLVELMVSSALDIGLHDCAGELLQDRKLLNSMWLWILFYDIVVSFDMGRSVLVSGELFDSEKLLNDQEFQVPVDGVNDEFGPAFMLSLRKFVYYGRITIIGLYSRNKIPDLDLYINHFEKLIDEIWPSKRDFFEDTNTMLNHLSFAGSVICLPATNIVSTLRALKRLVFKDYSTENYMMNAKMLLMSVDLIYGSIIECYHSDLQEAPEELASPLTTPSNIRCVIEVISSHWVRSIFLCYQFLFTLAMNLNNSSDIEGASSSIQDTTVLENLLNKFNKAHQICFDQLRSSPALLPLHQYLSSRHPFIHMLFYERTARMMLGKLTNSKVTEDLQTDNEASNSKNDFQENPGTFALTDAYFPPLDQTDIENIFNEMFRDSGISEQDMVEISSANTTNASCSTNNNSSSNTNNAD
- the SCS3 gene encoding Scs3p is translated as MNYTFFLLCPVLFVIGYVFPIIPTTVDKDGLLNVYFVKFGWFWTSVVSGLCIVRYSRLANHWKRYILLSLWWLVFTQEVFGLTPLMDLVFLKSGGYCSFDVLDQSDNVHHLNLKFHDNEYRRLRGLRRMIKWLDSVDGSDSLKNALRSIIKDDKLDYNPGLIGELSGLSRLVRSSSGCSRAGGHWVGGHDPSGHIFLITLMLMLMFGELSRYQERAFRHLSRTYKRFFKRVGQFCIQLFDNGGLVNVLMQDGGSQWWYKLFVKPPLACYKTLASLAYLVVKFVIWENPILLLLTLTLMWSYSFVVTVMLFHTLPEQLSGFLAAYVVCIIVYQLV
- the HSP60 gene encoding chaperone ATPase HSP60, with amino-acid sequence MLRSSVRPANVGLKRTTQLLSSRCYSSHKELKFGVEGRAALLKGVETLAEAVSATLGPKGRNVLIEQPFGAPKITKDGVTVARAITLEDKFENMGAKLLQEVAAKTNEAAGDGTTSATVLGRAIFTESVKNVAAGCNPMDLRRGTQAAVEKVIEFLSQNKKEITTSAEIAQVATISANGDAHVGKLLASAMEKVGKEGVITIREGRTLEDELEVTEGMRFDRGFISPYFITNAKSGKVEFEKPLILLSEKKISSIQDILPSLELSNQTRRPLLIIAEDVDGEALAACILNKLRGQVQVCAVKAPGFGDNRKNTLGDIAILSGGTVFTEELDLKPENATIQHLGSCDSVTITKEDTVILNGNGPKENIEARIEQIKNSIDMTTTNSYEKEKLQERLAKLSGGVAVIRVGGSSEVEVGEKKDRYDDALNATRAAVEEGILPGGGTALLKASRVLDEVKTDNFDQKLGVDIIRKAITRPARKIIENAGEEGSVIVGKIIDEYGSEFTKGYNAAKGEYTDMLSAGIIDPFKVVRSGLVDASGVASLLATTEVAIVDAPKPAAAPSMPGGMPGGMPGMM
- the ATG22 gene encoding MFS transporter — encoded protein: MDGDMSEITPLLESSTSVSKSKSTVDVSVEEVEEATNDEVFDVKELSKWDTRKTYFIWLLVCFSTGPTAAMMRAYVPAIIQTTAHRLGHPKGSSGPCALRGDDCYVRFGFGEVQYTSYSLYLKAIYTSLEGVLAILLMAFADYSDYRKWLMVGATAFYGVFAIPFFWLADTEHYGTLVQQSVLYCLMLCFSTVYQITESSYIPVFMNARRVSLRTGDDDNNKPQQGAVISRGLNVSTWGLVVGNIGGLLASLVGVIITHVNNKPDGKDFLLAVTIAGIVTAVISFICAGLVPSLKGKEIEIKGFKNLLLAPIVRFKKILSDLIEYKEALKFCVAWVIWNVAYSNFLAVFGLLFRSTLGIGSSDAEFTVWQFTNLIIACVGPLFWTYVYSRKCYNMPSTYSTLYMKRSLCAMLTIGMLANFWGCLGANSNSKVGFKNRWEFWTFQILFVGTSTGIRMINRVIYSAVLPLGKENQYFGFEIMLGLCTGWSESLFVALIQDKTGNSRMPFIPNTVLYLVALVILIYVDIEAGMKKVKKWY